The window CTGCCAGAGATCCACCGCCGCCATGAGCGCCTCGCCGTAAGGCGGTTCACTCTTGGCATGCAGCAGCTCCATGACCCGCTCATCGCCGTACATGACATGGGCGGCATCATACGCTTCGGTTATGCCGTCGGATAACAGCAGAATAGCCTGGCCCGGCTGCAATTCCACCAAGGTGTCAATATACGGCACATCAGGTTCTATGCCAAGCGGCAAGCCTGTGGAAACAGATAATTCGCGTACCTCCCCGCCCGAAGCCACTATGGGCTGCAGATGTCCTGCGTTGGCAAGGGTTACCGTGTGGTTGCGTGAATCATACACCGCAATGCATACCGTAACAAACAGGCTGTTCTCCATGTCGTTAAGCAGCATTTCATTTAATATTTTCAATATATTGGATGGAGAAGATTCGATCTGTACATGGCTGCGGATGCGAGACCACACCGCAGTGCCCACCAGCGCCGCACCAAGCCCCTTGCCCGCCACGTCCGCGATGTAGGTCACCAGTCGACCGTCGGACAGGGAGATGCAGTCATACATGTCGCCGCCCACATGAATGGCGGGCTTGCTTGTGGCCCAGATGTGACTGCCATTCGGCATGGTCGGCAGCTTAGGAAGAAAGGCCTGCTGAATGCGGGCTGCAGCCTGCAACTGCACGGTCATGCGCTCCTGTTCAAGCAGAGCTTCAAGCAATTTGGAGCGCACAAGTGCAACGCCGGCAAGATGGGCAAAGCTTTCCAGAATCTCGAGATCTTCCGTGGTGAAATCCTCACCGCTGTGAGAATTCAGCACCTGTGCGACGCCGAGCAGTTCATCCTTGTAGAGAATGGGGACGCAGATCAGCGATCGGGTCTTAAAGCCCGTTGCCGCATCCGCCACGCGATTGATGCGGACGTCATCGCCGCTGCACATGACTGAGGTCCGGGTCACAGCCACGGTACCTGCTATGCCCTCACCCATGCGGAGCGTGAAATCCCCTTCCAGTATCTGCTGTGCAATTCCCGGGGTATCATTGCGGGCAAGCGCAAAGCGCAGCACGTGCTCCGCGCTGTCGTACAGCAGAATGGACGAGGCCACAGCCTCCGTCACGTCCTGTGCCAGTTCCAGCAGTCTGGGCAGCAGTTCCGGCAAGGACTCCGTCTGCGCAAGCATCTGATTCGCCTGAATCAGTTTACGCAAACGGCTTTCCTGTCTACTCGCCATATCCAGAAACTCCATTTGCCCCCCTCTTGTGTACTTCCCCCCCGGGAAGCTCAGGCTACACCCAGCGCTGCACGTCCGGTATGCCTGAACGCTTGATGGCCTCCACAAGCCCTTCCGGCGAGACGGTGGCAGCCCCCACATGCCCTACCACCACGCCCGCGGCATAGTTGGCCAGCATACAGGATTCAAGAAGCGGCAGTCTTGCGGCAAGCGCAAGCGCCGCCGTGGCAATGACGGTATCGCCCGCGCCGGTCACGTCAAAGACCTCCTGCGCCATAGTGGGAATATGCCAGACCGCATCGCGCCCTTCAAAAAGGGCCATGCCGCGCGGTCCCAGCGTGGTTAACAGCCTGTCGCAACCAAGCAGGTCAAATATGGCCTGCCCTGCCGCCACAATCTCTTCCTGCGTCCCCACGGGCATGTTTGCGCCTTCGCTGGTTTCCTTGGCGTTAGGCGTAAGCATGAACACGTTCTTGTACCACTTGAAGTTCGGCGTCTTGGGATCAACCAGAATCAGGGGCTTGCTTGCAGAAGCGTCCCGCAACGCCACCAGGCGTTCCATGAAGTTTTGCGTAACCAGTCCCTTGCCGTAATCGGAAACGATGCAGACTTCGTAATCATTAATGCACGCAGCAACCACGCCGAGAACTTCTTCAAGCACGGCTCCGTTGATGGGCGAAGTGTCTTCCCTGTCTATGCGCAGCATCTGCTGCCGACTGGCAATGATACGGGTCTTGCGGGTGGTCTGCCTGCCTGCGATGCGGATGAAGGTGTGATCAATGCCGTCAGTGGTCAGCAGGGAATCCAGCAGGTCTGACCCGCTGCCCGTGCCCGTGATGCAAACAAGATGCGGCACCCCGCCAAGGCTGCACAGATTGCGGGCCACGTTGCCCGCACCACCCAGCACATGCCTGTCGTTGAAAACACGTACCACGGGAACCGGCGCTTCAGGAGAGATGCGCTCCGCTTCACCGGTGAGGTATTCATCCACCATCACATCGCCGATCAGCAGCACCTTCTTGCCCGCAAGCGAAGGAACCATGGCGGCAAGCGCCTGAGTAGTCATTCTGGATTCGGTCATCTAAGCTATCCGTTTACCGTAACGCCGAGTCTGGCAAGCAATTCGTTAAGTTCATCCTGACTGGAGAAGGACAGGGTCACCTTGCCCTTCTCTTCCGTTCCGCTCACGGCAACCTTGCCGCTGAACACGGAAGAAAGCTGCGTATGAATATCCACCATACGCTCGGAAAGGCTCACGGCAGGTCTGGCTCCCTTGGCTTCCTTACCCTTTTCTGCGCCGGATGCAGGCGGCAGTTCACCATGTGCCTTCCAGTACTGCGCCATGGCTTCCGCCTCACGCACGGTCAGCATATCCTTGATGATACGATCAAGCATTTCTGCGCGGACGTCTTCACCCACGGCAAGCAGCGTGCGGGCATGCCCTGCACTGATGGTACCGTTCTGCAGCATGCCCCTCGCCGACTCGGAGAGTTGAAGCAGACGCAGCGTGTTGGCAATGGAAGAACGGCTCTTGCCCAGCTTCTGGGAAAGATCTTCCTGAGAAAGACCGAACTTTTCCTTGAGTTCCTGCATGCCAAGCGCCTCTTCCATGGGGTTGAGGTCTTCACGCTGCAGGTTTTCAATAAGCCCTACGGCAAGGGTCTCAAGGTCCGTCATCTCCTTGATGATAACCGGCACCTCGCGCAGCCCCACCATGCGGCTGGCACGCCAGCGGCGTTCACCGGCCACAATCTCGTAGAAGGATGTGTCGCCGTCCTTCAACGGACGAACCAACAGGGGCTGTAACACGCCTTGCGCCTTGATGGATGAAGCCAGCTCCTCCAGCGCTTCCTCGGTAAAGGCCTTGCGCGGCTGGTTGGGGTTCGGCTTCAGCATGCGCAGGGGAAGGGTATTCGGAGTGGTGGCACCGGCTGCAGCCGCCGGTTCTTCATTCGCCTTGAACAGGGCGTCCAGCCCTCTGCCGAGACCTCTTGGTGCTCCTGCCATGTATAACTCCTTGACAATCCGTCATTTCGCCCTAAGTCTACACCTCAACGCAAATCAGCCGAAGCGCAAACGGAGGCATTCATGTCTGAAAAAGATTCTCACGTCGTCCCGCTCTATACCAAGGACGGCTCCATGTACGGCATTCTGCTCAGCCCCGAAATTTGGGACGTGGTGAGCCGCAAGGTGGCTCCCATTCTCGAGCAGGCTCTGGATACCATGTACCCTGCCCTTGCCAATCAGAAGCCGGAACCGCTCGATGACTGGCAGCAGTTCAAGGACTACTGGGACTTCAAGTATCCGTTCAACGCCGAGGTAGAGTGCAAGCTCTGCGGTAGCAAGACCGATGATTGGGAGCATGATCCTGCAAAGCCCTTCCACCTCAAGAACGCCAGCCTGAGCGGGCTGTGTGTGTTCCACTGTAAGAAGTGCCAGGCAACCGTGCGCAAAAAACACTTCAAGGATCACATCTGCTTTGAGGCTTCAGCTACTGATTCCGGCAACACCGTGGGCAGTTGCGGAACCATCGTGAAGTAATCTCAAAACCACTACAGCGCGTATTACGGGCGCGGGGGCCTTCTCAGCACAACCTCTTTGGCCAGTGCGAGATAGGACTCCGCGCCTTTTGATTTCACATCATAATGAATGATGGAACGTCCGAAGCTGGGCGCTTCAGACAGTCGTACATTGCGCGGCACCACGGTCTCGAAGAGGTGATCGGGGAAGCACTTGCGCACTTCGTTCTTCACCTGGCGCGAAAGCCTGTTGCGCACATCGTACATGGTAAGCACCACACCCAGCAGATTCAGGCCGGGGTTGAGGCGCTTCTTAACCTGCTCAAAGGTCTGCAGCAGCTTTACAATGCCTTCCAGCGCAAAAAATTCACACTGCAGCGGCACCAGCAGCTCGCGTGCGGCGCACAGCGCGTTCAAGGTAATGAGTCCCAGCGATGGCGGGCAATCCAGCAGAATATAATCGAACCGCGATTCCAGCGCATTCAACACATCCTGCAGATAGTACTCACGCCCCATCTTATCCACCAGTTCCAGTTCAATGGCGACCAGATCCGTGGTGGATGGCAAAATGGAAAGAAAAGGTGTCTTGGTCTCATACACCGCTTCCAACGCCTCTTCAGGCTGGAAGAACGTGGTATACAGGTTGTTGGGCATGTTTTCATGATCAAGCCCAAGACCGCTGGAACAGTTCGCCTGCGGATCGCAGTCCACGACCAGAACCCTCTTTTCCATAACAGCCAGAGATGCAGCAAGGTTGATGGAGGTGGTGGTCTTCCCTACTCCGCCCTTCTGGTTGGCTACAGCGATAATCCTAGCCACGTTGACCTCATTCTAAGTTGGTTGTGTGGTCATGTTTCATGTGAAACATCAAGAATCATCCAAACGCACACGTGTACTTTCACTAGCTAGAAAAAGCAGCCTTTTGTGTCAACACGCCTCTCAGTTTACAGCGGTTACTTAATTTCTTCTCAACCTGCGCTACGTATGGGTTTGCGCCGAAATATGGTCTCAAAACTTTTTTCAGAAAATTTGCGATTTTTTCAGATCTCGAAACTGAATGTTTCACGTGAAACAATCTACACGTTAAAGTGAAGTTAAAGCGTAATACGAAGTATAGTTCAAAAGCATTGGTTGAAGGGATGTCAAATCGAGCACAGGTAAAAGCGATGCAAGGGGCAAAGACTGGTTTCAGACCCAATCATTACTCCATTTACGGAGTAGCGGACGCAAGCCACTCGCCATGCTGGAAACAAGACCAACATAGGCAGGTATTGATCAGGTAACATGCAGACATAAAAAAAGCCCGCACAAGGCGGGCTCTGAATCAGCATCAAAAGGCGTATTACACCTTGTAGTAATCGCGGTACCAGTCAACGAAATTGCTGATCCCCTCTTCCACGGTGGTGCTGGGTTTGAAGCCGGTGTCCGCGATCAGATCATCCACATTGGCAAAAGTGGCAGCAACGTCGCCGGGCTGCATGGGCAGCATGTTCTTCTGAGCCTTCATGCCCAGCTTGTCTTCAAGCACTTCGATGAAGTGGCCGAGCTCTACCACGTTGTTGTTTCCGATGTTGTAGATGCGGTAGGGAGCTGGGCTGGTGCAAGGATCGGGATTGGCACCGGACCAGTCGGGGTTGGGCACAGGAGTGCGCTTGGTTACGCGCACCACACCTTCAACGATGTCGTCAATGTAGGTGAAGTCGCGGCGCATCTTGCCATGGTTGAACACGTTGATCGGCTTGCCTTCAAGAATGGCCTTGGTGAAAAGGAAGAGCGCCATGTCGGGACGGCCCCAGGGGCCGTAAACGGTGAAGAAACGAAGACCGGTGGTGGGCAGGCGGTACAGATGGCTGTAGGTGTGCGCCATGAGCTCGTTAGCTTTCTTGCTGGCGGCGTACAGGCTGATGGGGTGGTCCACGTTGTCATGCACGCTGAAGGGCATGGTGGTGTTCAGACCATACACGGAGCTGGAGGAGGCGTAGACAAGGTGTTCAACCTTGTTGTGACGGCAGCCTTCCAGCACGTTGCAGAAGCCCACAAGGTTCGCATCCACATAGGAGTGCGGATTTTCAATGGAGTAGCGAACGCCTGCCTGCGCGGCAAGGTTCACAACGTGGGTGAACTTTTCTTCGGCAAAGAGCTTTGCCATGGCTTCACGGTCAGCAAGATCGATGTAGGCATGACGGAAATTCTTGTCTTCGAGCAGAATGCCCAGACGGGTCTTCTTCAGTTCAACACTGTAGTAGTCGTTCAGGATATCCAGACCTACAACGGTATGTCCTTCAGACAGAAATCTGCGGGAAAGGTTGAAGCCGATAAAACCGGCTGCACCGGTAACAAGAATATGCATGGTTACTTCCTTATATGAAGATTAATCAGTAGCTGACGGAAAGTGCCCGAAGCATCCATCAAAGGTATCTGCTTGAAACAGGCAGGCGCATATGTAGCACCATCATGCAGGATTCGCCAGCCTCACGTGCGGAGAAAAACTGATGGGATTCATCAATCAAAATGAAGCAGTGCCCTGATCCGGCAAACTTCAGAGAAGACTGCGGGCACATGCCTGAAAAAGAGCCGGAAAAGCCCCCAGAAGACACCGTAAAACATACCATGGATCATGAGTCGAAAATTCAGGAAAACGGGCTCAGAAGCCAAATGTGAAGGGCATGAAAAAAGGGCCCGAAGGCCCTGTTTACCGATGCAAGAGCATGTCCCCTACTCTTCTCCCTCGGACGAGAGACGGGAAGAGGAATTGTCACCGCTGGGTGCCGAAATCCCTTCTGCCTGTCCTGATAGTTTTGATCCGGAGCGATCATCAAGAATCACATTTAGGGCAAGGGGGGCAGGCGGATTTTTCAGGAACATGCGAAGCGCCTTCTCCAAGGTCTCCTCCGTCACAACAGTGTCCAGACACGGTCCGTGCGGCCGCTCGTTCAAAACACCATAGACGGGCAAAGGATAGGTGTCCTGAATGCCGGAGGTAAGATCGCGTTCGCAGGCAACCGCAATGATCATTCTGGGGCGCTTCTGCACCACAATACGGCGCGCAATGGTGCCGCCGGTGGCAATGGCGAACTGCACGCCGTAATGATCGCGCAACCGCAACAACATGCTCACCGGGCATTTGCCGCAGCGCTTGCAGTGATCAACATCGTAGGAAAGACGTATGGCACACTGGCTGGACTGCAGACAATGCGGAGTAAGAATAAGGATCTGCTTCGGTTCGAACGTATCGTTCTCTGAACGCACCAGTTCGTTGTTAACCTTGATGAAGGAATGACGGACACGTTCCTTGGAAATGCCGAGAAAACGGGCGAGAAGCACCATGAGAGGCAGAAAGAGCTTAATGGTCAGGCCACGCATACGCTGGGTGCCAAGAACGGGGCGACCCTTGAGAATATGCAGAACAAGACCGAGCGAAGCCCAGGCGATAACCGCAATAAGCCCGAAGAGAAAGGCACCGCTGAGGTACGGCAGCAGGGGGTGGATGTTGGCCAATCCGATATAGGGCACGATCCAGAAAAGCAGCAAAATTGTGCACAGCAGAATGCTCGTACCCGTGATAAGGCCGATGAACAGGCGCTTTCTGGAACCGTAGTAATCCTCAGCCCTGTGCTCGGATGATTGCGGTGTTGCTGCGGATGAATTCTTGTGGAGGGTCATTCAGTTTCTATCTGGGATAAAAGGTTATTCGTCGTGCAAAGTTGGATTAGCATACCTTATCCAGCCGTAAGTGCAAGGTATGACAAGTCAGTATCTAACTACGCAGAACCATGATGAATCCATTGAAGCATGCACAGGATATAAAAAAAGGCCTGCTGTGCAGGCCTGATGAATCCCGGAAAAAAGTCACACCTGTCACAGGCCTTCGCCCGAACAGGCGGCATCGGCGCAATTACCCAGATAGCCGCAATGGAAGGCGGCTGCGGTCATGGGCTTCTTGTTCGCCGGACGCAGCATGGCGATGTGGTATTCACGATCCCTGGTGGCAATCACCAGCTTGCCGTCCTTGAGCCCGAGCACGGTACCGGGTGCGGGCAGCGATCCATCGGCGGCCGGTTCCATGGCGGGACCGATGACGCCGGGGTCGATAGATATACGCAGATCCTTCTGCCCTGCCCTGTGCATGGCGAAATAGGCGCCGGGCCATGGCGATACGCCGCGAATGCGGGCATGCACAACCTTGGCAGGCTGATTCCAGTCCACAATGCCTTCGGACTTCTCCAGCTTGGCGGCGTGGGTGGAGAGTGCGTTATCCTGCGTCTTGGGATGCAGACCGCCTTTGGGGAGCAATTCCAGTGCTTCCACAAGCAGCTTGCCGCCCATGGCTGCGAGCTGATCGTGCATGGTGCCTGCCGTGTCGGCAATGCCTATGGCCATGGCCTTCTGGAGCAGAATTGGGCCGGTATCAAGGCCCTTTTCCATCTGCATGATGGTCACGCCGGTAACAGGGTCGCCGTTCATGATGGCGCGCTGAATGGGAGCGGCTCCGCGATATTTGGGAAGCAGCGAGGCATGCACGTTGATGGCGCCGTAGGTGGGGATATCCAGAACCTTCTGGGGAAGGATCAGCCCGTATGCGGCAACGAGAAGCACGTCAGGACGCAGATCGCGCAGAACCTGAACATCTTCTTCGTTTTTGAAATTCAGGGGCTGGTACACGGGAAGGTCAAGCTCAAACGCCAGTTCCTTCACCTCGGAAATCTTGCAGACCTGCCCGCGTCCGCAGGGTCGGTCAGGCTGGGTGTATACACCCACAATTTCACAACCACCCCACTCTGCCACCTGCCGCAGAATGGTTGCGGCAAATTCGGGAGTCCCCATGTAAACAGCGCGCATCATGCTACTTCTTCAACCATTTTTTGACTTTGTTATCGTACATGGTTCGCTTCAGCCGGCTGATTCTGTCAATGAACAGGACGCCGTTCAAGTGGTCGATCTCGTGCTGCAGGCAGATGGCCAGAAGACCATCCGCGTCCATGCAGATATCGTTGCCGTTAAGATCCTTGGCGTTCAGGCGTACCTTTTCGGCACGGGTGATCTTGGAACGATAGTTGACCACGGAAAGGCAACCCTCTTCGGAATCCACTTCGCCTTCCATGTTATCAAGGCAGGGATTGATGAGGGTCATCAATTCCTTGCGCTCTTCGGGGCCGCTCACGTCCACCACGATAAGACGGCAGGATTCGCCCACCTGAGGCGCGGCAAGACCGATGCCCTCTTCCCTGTACATGGTTTCCGCCATGTCTGCGGCAAGCTGACGAATCTCGTCGGTGATCTCGGTGATGTCCTCGCACTCAATGGCAAGGCGCTCATCAGGGTATTTCAAAACTTTTCTAATCATTAATATTACCGGACATATAGCCTGGAAGGCTACATGAAGATTTAAATTTCAGGAAAGGGCGGAAATGCAATAATCCCGCCTGACGTGCAGGAACATAAGCACTAATTGCATGGATGAAAAGAGGAAAAGTCCTACCTATATTGAGGGGGATGAATCTGCATACGAATTACAGTGCGTCAGGCACACTGTGAGAGGGGGAAATATGCAGACTAAGCCTGCGGAATGCTGGTGAAGGGAAGCCCGCACGGTATGGCAGGATAACCGATGATCCCGCAGCGACTGACGCTACAGATTCAAAATCTGCCTATTTCAGACGCTGCCGCAGATACTCCAGACGTTTCTCTATGGCCATGGGGTTGGGATAGGTCCCCAGAATGTCTTCGAGAAGGCTGATAGACTGGCGAGTTTTGCCCAGCTGATCATAAACGTCCGAAAGCAGCAGAGAAACGAGGGCGTGCAGCTCCATATCCAGATTCGGCGTCTGGATCACCTGCTCCAGCGTTTTCTCGGCTGCGTCGTAGTTCTCAAGATAGAACTGGGTCTGGGCGAGATCATAGAGGCAGCGGGCGTGCTCCAGATCATCGACCTTCAGTTCCACGCAGGCGCGCAAGGCGTCGATGGCAAGATCGTAATCACCGGTGTAGAGATAGGCTTCGCCGATGTTGCGGTAGGCACGGGCCTGATCCACAGAGGTGCTTTCAGGAAGATTCAGAAGCCGCTGCCATACTTCTATGGCCTTCTCCATGTTGCGGGTATCCATGCTCAGGTTGCCGAGACGGTAAAGAATATCCTTTGCCCGTCCGGCCTGATCGCCGAATTCCAGAAACATGGCTTCCAGAAGTTCAATGGCGTCCTGACTGTTGTTGCGAACATTGTACGCAAGCTCGTACAGCTTGTTCCACACTTCCCAGCGCTCGGGGCTCTGCTGGTGAATCTTGAGATAGCGTTCATACAGGCGCTCGGCCTCAAGGTACTGCCGTTCAACATACGCTTTACGGGCAGAAACAAGATCATCCTCGGCCTCCGGCTGCGAAGTGCAACCGGAGGCGAGGATGGTAACCAGCAATACTGCAAGCAGCGTTCGTTTCATTTATTCCTGATCTTCGGAACTGTCTTCCCGTTCCTGCACACGGTCGAATCCGACCACAAGACCGCCCTCATTCAACGAGACGAGGCGCACGCCCTGCGTAGCACGGCCAACGCTGCGAACCTCGTTGATATTCATGCGGATGATCTTGTTGTCAGACGTGAGCAGGATAAGCTCGTCTTCAAGCTCAACGGGTATCGCACCAAGCACGGGACCGGTCTTGGGCGTCACCTTGAAGTTGATGATGCCCTTGCCGCCGCGGGTCTGAACTCTGTAGAGCTCAAGACGCGTGCGCTTACCGTAGCCGTGGTCGGAAACGGTCATTATCTCGGAAGTGGTATCCTGCGCAAGCGTCACGCAGGCCACAACCTCGTCCTTGCCGCGCAGGGCAATGCCCTTTACGCCGGTAGCGCTGCGGCCCATGGCACGTACGTCGTTGCAGCTGAAGCGGATGGCAATGCCGTCCTGCGTGGTGAGCACCACGTCGCAACGGTCATTGACCTCGCGTACCATGATGAGTTCGTCGTCCTCACGCAGGCCCACGGCGATGATGCCGGTACGACGGCACTTGCTGTAGAGGTCGGCGCTGGAACGCTTCACCATGCCGCGCTTGGTGGCAAAGAGGAAGTACTTGGTCTCGTCGAAGTCACGCACGGAAAGTGCGGTGGTGACGAACTCGTTCTCCTCAAGCGGCAGCAGGTTGGCAATATGCACGCCCTTGGCGGTGCGGCTGCCTTCCGGAATCTGGTGAACCTTCAGCTGGAACATGCGGCCCTTGTTGGTGAAGAGCAGCAGGTACTGATGGTTGGTCGTAGTCAGGAAGTCCTGAACAAAGTCGCCGTCACCTGTCTGCACGCCGGCCACGCCCTTGCCGCCACGCTTCTGGGCGCGGTAGGATTCCAGCGAGGTGCGCTTGATGTAGCCACGACGGGACAGGGTGATGACCACGTCTTCGTCGGGGATGAGGTCTTCAATGTCGATGCCGTCGAGTTCGGCTTCGATGATGGTGCGGCGGGGAGAAGAGAAGGTCTCTCTGAGCTGGGTAAGCTCATCACGCACAACACCCTGAAGAACTTCACGATTTTCAAGAATGGACTTGAACCACTCAATCTGCTTGAGCAGTTCGGTGTATTCTTCGATAAGCTTTTCGTGCTCAAGGTTGGTCAGACGCTGCAGACGCATGTCCAGAATGGCCTGCGCCTGAATCTCGGTCAGCCCGAAGCGGTCCATGAGACCGGTACGTGCGTCCAGAGGCGTCTTGGAGGCGCGGATGATGCGCACCACTTCGTCGATGTTATCCAGCGCGATACGCAGACCTTCCAGAATATGGGCACGGGCTTCGGCCTTGCGCAGGTCGTAGCGGGTGCGGCGGATGATCACTTCGCGACGATGGTCAAGGAAGTAGGCAAGCGCGCTCTTCAGGGTCAGCGTCTGCGGGCGGTTGCCCACAACTGCGAGCATGTTGATGCCGAAGGAGGATTCCAGCGGTGTGAACTTGTACAGCGCGTTGATGACGATTTCAGGTATGGTGCCGCGCTTCAGGTCCATGACCACGCGGATGCCCTTACGGTCGGATTCGTCACGCAGGTCCGTGATGCCGTCGATCTTGCGGTCGTTTACCAGCGCCGCAATCTTTTCAACCAGGCTGGACTTGTTCAGGGCGTAGGGAATCTCGCGAATGACGATGGACTGGAAGCCCTTCTTGCGCTCTTCAATCTCCACCTTGCCGCGGATTTTCACGGTGCCGCGACCGGTGGTGTAGGCATCGCGCAGTCCCTGTCCGGCATAGCAGAAGCCGCCGGTGGGGAAG is drawn from Desulfovibrio mangrovi and contains these coding sequences:
- a CDS encoding NAD-dependent epimerase; the protein is MHILVTGAAGFIGFNLSRRFLSEGHTVVGLDILNDYYSVELKKTRLGILLEDKNFRHAYIDLADREAMAKLFAEEKFTHVVNLAAQAGVRYSIENPHSYVDANLVGFCNVLEGCRHNKVEHLVYASSSSVYGLNTTMPFSVHDNVDHPISLYAASKKANELMAHTYSHLYRLPTTGLRFFTVYGPWGRPDMALFLFTKAILEGKPINVFNHGKMRRDFTYIDDIVEGVVRVTKRTPVPNPDWSGANPDPCTSPAPYRIYNIGNNNVVELGHFIEVLEDKLGMKAQKNMLPMQPGDVAATFANVDDLIADTGFKPSTTVEEGISNFVDWYRDYYKV
- a CDS encoding DUF116 domain-containing protein, with product MTLHKNSSAATPQSSEHRAEDYYGSRKRLFIGLITGTSILLCTILLLFWIVPYIGLANIHPLLPYLSGAFLFGLIAVIAWASLGLVLHILKGRPVLGTQRMRGLTIKLFLPLMVLLARFLGISKERVRHSFIKVNNELVRSENDTFEPKQILILTPHCLQSSQCAIRLSYDVDHCKRCGKCPVSMLLRLRDHYGVQFAIATGGTIARRIVVQKRPRMIIAVACERDLTSGIQDTYPLPVYGVLNERPHGPCLDTVVTEETLEKALRMFLKNPPAPLALNVILDDRSGSKLSGQAEGISAPSGDNSSSRLSSEGEE
- the fmt gene encoding methionyl-tRNA formyltransferase; amino-acid sequence: MMRAVYMGTPEFAATILRQVAEWGGCEIVGVYTQPDRPCGRGQVCKISEVKELAFELDLPVYQPLNFKNEEDVQVLRDLRPDVLLVAAYGLILPQKVLDIPTYGAINVHASLLPKYRGAAPIQRAIMNGDPVTGVTIMQMEKGLDTGPILLQKAMAIGIADTAGTMHDQLAAMGGKLLVEALELLPKGGLHPKTQDNALSTHAAKLEKSEGIVDWNQPAKVVHARIRGVSPWPGAYFAMHRAGQKDLRISIDPGVIGPAMEPAADGSLPAPGTVLGLKDGKLVIATRDREYHIAMLRPANKKPMTAAAFHCGYLGNCADAACSGEGL
- a CDS encoding tetratricopeptide repeat protein codes for the protein MKRTLLAVLLVTILASGCTSQPEAEDDLVSARKAYVERQYLEAERLYERYLKIHQQSPERWEVWNKLYELAYNVRNNSQDAIELLEAMFLEFGDQAGRAKDILYRLGNLSMDTRNMEKAIEVWQRLLNLPESTSVDQARAYRNIGEAYLYTGDYDLAIDALRACVELKVDDLEHARCLYDLAQTQFYLENYDAAEKTLEQVIQTPNLDMELHALVSLLLSDVYDQLGKTRQSISLLEDILGTYPNPMAIEKRLEYLRQRLK
- the def gene encoding peptide deformylase; translated protein: MIRKVLKYPDERLAIECEDITEITDEIRQLAADMAETMYREEGIGLAAPQVGESCRLIVVDVSGPEERKELMTLINPCLDNMEGEVDSEEGCLSVVNYRSKITRAEKVRLNAKDLNGNDICMDADGLLAICLQHEIDHLNGVLFIDRISRLKRTMYDNKVKKWLKK
- a CDS encoding PP2C family protein-serine/threonine phosphatase codes for the protein MRKLIQANQMLAQTESLPELLPRLLELAQDVTEAVASSILLYDSAEHVLRFALARNDTPGIAQQILEGDFTLRMGEGIAGTVAVTRTSVMCSGDDVRINRVADAATGFKTRSLICVPILYKDELLGVAQVLNSHSGEDFTTEDLEILESFAHLAGVALVRSKLLEALLEQERMTVQLQAAARIQQAFLPKLPTMPNGSHIWATSKPAIHVGGDMYDCISLSDGRLVTYIADVAGKGLGAALVGTAVWSRIRSHVQIESSPSNILKILNEMLLNDMENSLFVTVCIAVYDSRNHTVTLANAGHLQPIVASGGEVRELSVSTGLPLGIEPDVPYIDTLVELQPGQAILLLSDGITEAYDAAHVMYGDERVMELLHAKSEPPYGEALMAAVDLWQEGVPSNDDKTVLEVWRDPS
- a CDS encoding bifunctional heptose 7-phosphate kinase/heptose 1-phosphate adenyltransferase, producing MTESRMTTQALAAMVPSLAGKKVLLIGDVMVDEYLTGEAERISPEAPVPVVRVFNDRHVLGGAGNVARNLCSLGGVPHLVCITGTGSGSDLLDSLLTTDGIDHTFIRIAGRQTTRKTRIIASRQQMLRIDREDTSPINGAVLEEVLGVVAACINDYEVCIVSDYGKGLVTQNFMERLVALRDASASKPLILVDPKTPNFKWYKNVFMLTPNAKETSEGANMPVGTQEEIVAAGQAIFDLLGCDRLLTTLGPRGMALFEGRDAVWHIPTMAQEVFDVTGAGDTVIATAALALAARLPLLESCMLANYAAGVVVGHVGAATVSPEGLVEAIKRSGIPDVQRWV
- a CDS encoding ParA family protein, coding for MARIIAVANQKGGVGKTTTSINLAASLAVMEKRVLVVDCDPQANCSSGLGLDHENMPNNLYTTFFQPEEALEAVYETKTPFLSILPSTTDLVAIELELVDKMGREYYLQDVLNALESRFDYILLDCPPSLGLITLNALCAARELLVPLQCEFFALEGIVKLLQTFEQVKKRLNPGLNLLGVVLTMYDVRNRLSRQVKNEVRKCFPDHLFETVVPRNVRLSEAPSFGRSIIHYDVKSKGAESYLALAKEVVLRRPPRP
- a CDS encoding ParB/RepB/Spo0J family partition protein → MAGAPRGLGRGLDALFKANEEPAAAAGATTPNTLPLRMLKPNPNQPRKAFTEEALEELASSIKAQGVLQPLLVRPLKDGDTSFYEIVAGERRWRASRMVGLREVPVIIKEMTDLETLAVGLIENLQREDLNPMEEALGMQELKEKFGLSQEDLSQKLGKSRSSIANTLRLLQLSESARGMLQNGTISAGHARTLLAVGEDVRAEMLDRIIKDMLTVREAEAMAQYWKAHGELPPASGAEKGKEAKGARPAVSLSERMVDIHTQLSSVFSGKVAVSGTEEKGKVTLSFSSQDELNELLARLGVTVNG